From one Nitrosococcus halophilus Nc 4 genomic stretch:
- the gmhB gene encoding D-glycero-beta-D-manno-heptose 1,7-bisphosphate 7-phosphatase, with amino-acid sequence MRLVILDRDGVINEDSDAYIKCPAEWVPLPRSLEAIARLNQAGYRIVVATNQSGVGRGLLDVPTLNRIHSKMHHLLAQMGGGIEAILFCPHAPDDDCNCRKPRPGLFQELASRLRIQLEGVPAIGDSLRDLQAAQAVGAKPLLVRTGKGEMTAKSPNLPPGVEVYDDLSSVVDALLKHG; translated from the coding sequence ATGCGCCTAGTTATTTTGGACCGGGATGGGGTCATTAACGAAGATTCTGATGCCTATATCAAATGCCCAGCCGAATGGGTACCGCTTCCCCGCAGTTTGGAAGCCATCGCCCGGCTCAATCAGGCAGGGTATCGAATTGTGGTCGCTACCAACCAATCGGGAGTAGGGCGAGGGCTTTTGGATGTGCCCACGCTCAATCGAATCCATAGCAAGATGCACCACCTGTTAGCACAAATGGGGGGAGGGATAGAGGCTATTTTGTTTTGTCCCCATGCCCCCGACGATGATTGCAACTGCCGTAAACCTCGCCCAGGTTTATTCCAGGAACTTGCCAGTCGCCTGCGTATTCAGTTAGAAGGGGTGCCGGCAATCGGGGATTCTTTGCGGGATCTGCAAGCGGCCCAAGCCGTTGGAGCCAAACCTTTGTTAGTGCGCACCGGTAAAGGCGAGATGACGGCGAAAAGTCCTAATTTACCCCCTGGGGTGGAGGTTTATGATGATTTATCTTCAGTTGTTGATGCGTTGTTAAAACATGGATAG
- a CDS encoding lysophospholipid acyltransferase family protein, with amino-acid sequence MDSQAPKSGQPLNKVSGQSFPAQHRSSSSGLLWRSLIFSLGQVFSTLVFGLVGLCLSFLPFHYRYRFLIQWGRLNFWWLRKTCGVSFRVRGAEHIPPGPAVVLCKHQSAWETIALQQIFPPQIWVLKRELLWIPFFGWGLALLEPIAIDRKSGRKALEQIIQQGRQRLAAGRWVVVFPEGTRMPPGKMGRFGIGGAALAQATGYPVVPVAHNAGRYWPRSGFTKYPGVIDVAIGPPIDTQGKTATQVNQQAYDWIEQAMEEIDPPEADECPEASNLDALNLVVPIEEYRKLNANTQRYSAVVNR; translated from the coding sequence ATGGATAGTCAAGCTCCAAAATCCGGCCAGCCTCTGAACAAAGTCTCTGGCCAATCATTTCCAGCTCAACACCGATCAAGCTCCAGTGGATTGCTCTGGCGCTCCCTTATTTTTAGCTTAGGGCAAGTATTCTCTACGCTTGTTTTTGGTCTGGTGGGGTTATGTTTGTCCTTCCTACCCTTTCACTACCGTTACCGTTTTCTCATTCAATGGGGGCGCCTCAATTTTTGGTGGCTCAGGAAAACCTGTGGCGTTAGTTTTCGGGTCCGAGGTGCAGAGCACATTCCCCCGGGTCCGGCGGTAGTACTATGCAAGCATCAGTCGGCTTGGGAGACGATTGCCCTACAGCAGATTTTTCCGCCTCAGATTTGGGTACTGAAGCGGGAGCTGCTGTGGATTCCCTTCTTTGGCTGGGGGTTGGCCTTGCTTGAGCCTATTGCCATTGACCGTAAGTCAGGGCGCAAGGCCCTGGAGCAAATCATACAGCAAGGCCGCCAACGCCTTGCCGCGGGCCGTTGGGTGGTGGTATTCCCGGAAGGTACCCGGATGCCGCCCGGAAAGATGGGTCGTTTTGGCATTGGAGGGGCGGCCTTGGCCCAAGCCACCGGCTATCCGGTGGTGCCGGTGGCTCATAACGCAGGACGCTATTGGCCCCGCAGTGGATTTACCAAATATCCTGGGGTGATCGACGTCGCCATTGGACCCCCCATTGATACTCAAGGCAAGACGGCGACTCAAGTAAATCAACAAGCATACGATTGGATAGAACAAGCCATGGAGGAAATCGACCCTCCTGAGGCCGATGAATGTCCTGAAGCATCCAATTTAGATGCTTTAAATTTAGTTGTGCCGATTGAAGAGTACCGGAAACTTAATGCTAACACCCAAAGATATAGTGCGGTTGTTAATCGTTGA
- a CDS encoding EAL domain-containing protein, with protein MLTPKDIVRLLIVDASFENAEMVTNLLRNMGFAVRASRVEDEEEVREALEGQAWDLIVCAATPPQLSVTQMLQVLAQSEKDIPLVVVIDEETDPDDIDEMYADGARDVVLKSRPLRLQHVVKRELRDLESRRARRRSEMVLGESERRARALLESSRDAVGYVHEGMHLYANRAYLDLFGCHDLDDIEGMPLLDMVAPEEHSRFKTFLKEYNAREGGKSQLPLKGRKLDGSTFSATLEFTPASIEGEPCTQIVIRDEAYNPVAEEKIKQAQQRDVLTGLFSRPYCFELMEEAVSAARAGEKESSLLYIALDQFNRVRVRVGIGASDLVITDVARILQQYCDEKGLLARFGDEIFILLVAQASDEQVDTLAEQLRQAVDQHLVEIGERSINVTCSVGLCRMGENTPGVQQVLERAHKACVKAQEAGGNRVERYSPVAADLTDQEKIKQWEIRLRQAIDKDGFRLLYQPVVSLHGKTEEIFEALLRMTDKAGGYIPPEEFLEPAAQLKLMGEIDRWVIAKASRVLRDRHQAGQPTRFFIKLSDFSIHDKNLLPWLEKHLRENQLDANSLIFEISESSALNYLKQMQRLIGGIRALGCCFALEHFGTGLDMSNCLKHLDVDYLKINGAFIENLLQEEENQTVVKTIIEMAKEAGKPTIAEFVSDANTLALLWQFGVDYAQGHYIQEPNELLSYDFSGDIQ; from the coding sequence ATGCTAACACCCAAAGATATAGTGCGGTTGTTAATCGTTGATGCCTCCTTTGAAAATGCCGAAATGGTCACCAACCTGCTGCGCAACATGGGCTTTGCGGTGCGGGCTTCGCGAGTAGAGGACGAGGAGGAAGTCCGGGAGGCATTGGAGGGGCAAGCCTGGGATCTGATCGTTTGCGCCGCCACGCCCCCCCAGTTGAGTGTGACCCAGATGCTACAGGTGCTGGCCCAGTCTGAAAAAGATATCCCCCTGGTTGTCGTTATCGATGAGGAAACCGATCCGGATGATATCGACGAGATGTATGCTGACGGTGCCCGGGATGTGGTACTCAAAAGCCGCCCTCTCCGTCTTCAACATGTGGTTAAACGGGAGCTTCGGGACTTGGAAAGTCGCCGGGCGCGCCGCCGCAGTGAGATGGTGTTAGGAGAAAGCGAGCGTCGGGCCCGGGCGTTGCTAGAAAGTTCCCGGGACGCTGTGGGCTATGTCCACGAAGGCATGCACCTCTATGCTAACCGGGCCTACCTGGATCTTTTTGGCTGTCATGATCTTGACGACATTGAGGGGATGCCTCTGCTGGATATGGTGGCGCCCGAGGAGCACAGCCGTTTTAAGACCTTTCTCAAAGAATATAACGCTAGGGAGGGGGGAAAATCTCAGCTTCCCTTAAAGGGACGCAAGTTGGATGGGAGCACTTTTAGTGCCACCCTGGAGTTTACCCCCGCAAGCATTGAGGGTGAACCTTGCACCCAAATCGTCATCCGAGATGAGGCCTATAATCCTGTTGCGGAGGAAAAGATCAAACAGGCCCAACAACGAGATGTGTTAACCGGCCTCTTTAGCCGGCCCTATTGTTTTGAGTTGATGGAAGAGGCGGTATCCGCTGCCAGGGCAGGAGAAAAGGAGAGCAGTTTACTCTATATCGCCTTGGATCAGTTCAACCGAGTCAGAGTGCGGGTCGGTATTGGGGCCAGCGACCTGGTGATTACGGATGTGGCCCGGATTTTACAGCAGTATTGCGATGAAAAGGGGCTTCTCGCCCGTTTTGGGGATGAGATTTTTATTCTCCTGGTCGCTCAAGCGAGTGACGAGCAAGTGGACACATTGGCTGAGCAGTTGCGCCAAGCTGTGGATCAGCATTTGGTGGAGATTGGCGAGCGGAGCATCAATGTGACGTGCAGCGTTGGGCTCTGTCGGATGGGGGAGAATACGCCAGGAGTGCAGCAAGTACTGGAGCGGGCCCATAAGGCCTGTGTCAAAGCACAGGAGGCGGGAGGTAATCGGGTTGAGCGTTACAGCCCGGTGGCTGCCGATCTTACCGATCAGGAAAAAATCAAACAATGGGAGATTCGGCTCCGGCAAGCGATTGATAAGGATGGTTTTCGCCTGCTCTATCAACCGGTAGTGAGTCTCCATGGCAAGACCGAAGAAATCTTTGAAGCCTTGTTGCGGATGACCGATAAGGCGGGAGGGTACATCCCACCGGAAGAATTTTTAGAGCCTGCGGCTCAACTTAAGCTGATGGGCGAGATTGATCGTTGGGTGATCGCCAAGGCCAGTCGCGTATTGCGGGATCGGCATCAAGCAGGCCAGCCCACCCGATTCTTTATCAAATTGTCGGACTTCTCGATCCATGACAAAAATCTACTGCCTTGGCTTGAAAAGCATTTACGAGAGAATCAGCTAGATGCCAATTCACTCATTTTTGAGATTAGTGAAAGTTCCGCCCTTAATTATTTAAAACAAATGCAGCGGCTTATTGGGGGAATTCGGGCTTTAGGATGCTGCTTTGCCCTAGAACATTTTGGCACCGGACTGGACATGTCCAATTGCTTGAAGCATCTGGATGTGGACTACCTTAAGATTAACGGCGCTTTCATCGAGAATTTACTCCAAGAAGAAGAAAACCAGACCGTCGTCAAGACCATTATTGAAATGGCTAAAGAAGCAGGTAAACCGACCATTGCTGAATTTGTCTCCGATGCCAATACTTTGGCGCTACTTTGGCAGTTTGGTGTGGATTATGCCCAGGGCCATTACATTCAGGAGCCCAATGAATTACTAAGTTATGACTTTTCCGGGGATATCCAATAG
- the htpX gene encoding zinc metalloprotease HtpX, which translates to MAKRGLGADTGLSFRMGVVLLILTALYLAFLAFLAAMGVPFRGLVLFAALLLGAQYFFSGKLVLLASGAREVSPQQAPELHARIERLAMQMDLPKPRVALMETDIPNAFATGRSQKSSVVAVTRGLLQRLDGAELDSVLAHELSHVANRDVMVMTLASFFSTVAFFLVRWLLYMPRMGGSQRERGNSAAALFLVWVISMLVWAISTLLLRALSRYREFAADRGSALTTGAPSTLASALQKISGTVDRIPQQDLRQVEAASAFFIIPVTGKEFLVRLLSTHPPLEQRLQELERIQREMEQR; encoded by the coding sequence ATGGCAAAGAGAGGACTGGGCGCTGACACCGGTTTGTCCTTCCGGATGGGCGTGGTACTGCTCATACTCACCGCCCTCTATCTGGCTTTTTTGGCTTTTCTGGCCGCTATGGGGGTTCCTTTTCGCGGCCTGGTGCTCTTTGCCGCACTTTTGCTGGGAGCCCAGTACTTCTTTTCAGGGAAATTGGTGTTGCTAGCCTCTGGCGCCCGGGAGGTCAGTCCCCAGCAAGCGCCTGAGCTTCATGCCCGGATTGAGCGTCTTGCCATGCAAATGGATCTGCCCAAGCCCAGAGTGGCGCTCATGGAAACGGATATCCCGAATGCCTTTGCCACTGGACGGAGCCAAAAAAGCTCAGTGGTGGCGGTGACCCGGGGGCTTTTGCAGCGACTTGATGGGGCGGAGCTAGACAGCGTATTGGCCCATGAACTGAGCCATGTTGCAAACCGGGATGTGATGGTAATGACCTTGGCGAGCTTTTTTTCCACGGTGGCTTTTTTCCTGGTGCGGTGGCTGCTTTATATGCCTCGAATGGGGGGAAGTCAGCGGGAAAGGGGCAATTCCGCGGCGGCCCTATTTCTGGTATGGGTGATTTCGATGCTGGTGTGGGCGATAAGCACCTTGTTATTGCGGGCCCTTTCCCGTTATCGGGAGTTCGCCGCTGATCGAGGCTCGGCGCTCACCACGGGGGCGCCTTCTACCCTGGCTTCCGCCTTGCAAAAAATCAGCGGGACCGTGGACCGGATTCCACAACAGGATTTGCGCCAAGTGGAAGCAGCAAGCGCTTTTTTTATTATCCCGGTCACGGGAAAAGAATTTTTGGTTAGGCTTCTCTCTACCCATCCCCCTCTTGAGCAACGTCTCCAGGAGCTGGAGCGTATTCAAAGGGAAATGGAACAGCGATGA
- the pspAB gene encoding PspA-associated protein PspAB — MKWLDSLLGRATPPPPKLERLFALSTAYVTLAAKLGYSSGGKAGIVFRSADAAGFQGLQQELEDLLQLSAAEMESRCLLQKDDYGFLWMVVEDEQVEDQIATVHLVSSTLTDQGYGSSLLAAVFRFEQANQPIYWVYNYKRGSFYPFVPLPNQQRDNAKEFRLKALMEKELPLETQLELWYPLWGLPV; from the coding sequence ATGAAATGGTTGGACAGTCTTTTGGGCCGCGCCACCCCGCCTCCGCCCAAGCTTGAAAGGCTGTTTGCCCTCTCTACCGCCTATGTGACCTTGGCGGCTAAGTTGGGATACAGCTCAGGGGGGAAGGCCGGGATAGTGTTTAGGTCGGCGGATGCTGCAGGTTTCCAAGGGCTTCAACAGGAGTTGGAGGATTTACTGCAACTGAGCGCGGCGGAAATGGAGAGTCGTTGCTTGCTGCAAAAGGACGACTATGGATTTTTATGGATGGTGGTCGAAGATGAGCAAGTAGAAGACCAAATAGCGACTGTGCACTTGGTGAGCAGTACGCTGACGGACCAGGGCTATGGGTCCTCCCTGCTGGCGGCCGTCTTCCGCTTTGAGCAGGCCAATCAACCCATTTATTGGGTTTATAATTATAAGCGAGGGTCTTTTTACCCTTTTGTCCCTTTGCCGAACCAGCAGCGGGATAATGCCAAAGAGTTTCGGCTTAAGGCTTTGATGGAAAAAGAACTTCCCTTGGAGACCCAGCTAGAGTTGTGGTACCCCTTATGGGGATTACCCGTGTAA
- the pspAA gene encoding PspA-associated protein PspAA — protein sequence MIIRIMSEGQYRMPSGHLDQLNDLDAQVVLAVAQGDQAHFQTTYAQMLDFVRQQGEPVAATELVESDVILPAPDLELKEAQQLFKGEGIIPG from the coding sequence ATGATAATCCGGATCATGAGCGAAGGTCAGTACCGGATGCCCAGTGGGCACTTGGATCAACTCAACGATTTAGATGCCCAAGTGGTGCTTGCGGTAGCTCAAGGCGATCAAGCCCACTTCCAAACTACTTATGCCCAAATGCTGGATTTTGTGCGCCAGCAGGGGGAGCCGGTAGCCGCCACGGAGCTAGTCGAATCCGATGTGATCCTGCCTGCTCCCGATCTGGAACTCAAGGAGGCCCAACAACTGTTTAAGGGAGAAGGGATCATTCCCGGCTGA
- a CDS encoding PspA/IM30 family protein — protein sequence MGLLSRMATILKAKMNALLESSANPAETLEYSYQKQVELLQKVKRGIVEVVTSKRRVELQAARVREQVSQLDAQAEEALAAGREDLARLALQRKQIGQEQLGDLEQQLSVLEQEQQRLTTAETRLSTKVETFRTRKETLKAQYTAAEAQVRIGEAVHGLSEELADMGLAIERAEEKTESMRARAAAIDELAETGVLVDLTRSGEDQLSRELKQISASRNVEAELAAMKERLGQ from the coding sequence GTGGGGCTCCTATCTCGTATGGCCACTATTTTAAAGGCGAAGATGAATGCGCTGTTGGAAAGCAGCGCAAACCCTGCCGAAACCCTGGAATATTCTTATCAAAAGCAAGTAGAGCTTCTGCAAAAAGTCAAGCGGGGCATTGTAGAGGTCGTGACTTCGAAACGCCGCGTGGAACTGCAAGCTGCCCGAGTGAGGGAGCAAGTGAGCCAACTTGACGCCCAAGCGGAAGAGGCGCTGGCGGCGGGCAGAGAAGATTTGGCCCGGCTCGCCCTGCAGCGAAAACAAATTGGCCAGGAACAGCTCGGCGATTTGGAACAACAGCTTTCGGTGTTGGAGCAAGAGCAACAAAGGCTCACCACTGCTGAAACCAGACTCAGTACGAAGGTGGAAACATTCCGCACCCGAAAAGAAACCCTCAAGGCCCAATATACCGCCGCAGAAGCTCAAGTGCGCATTGGCGAAGCAGTGCACGGGCTCTCGGAGGAGTTGGCGGATATGGGATTGGCCATCGAACGGGCGGAGGAAAAAACAGAAAGCATGCGAGCCCGCGCTGCAGCAATCGACGAACTGGCTGAAACGGGGGTACTGGTGGATCTTACCCGTTCTGGGGAGGATCAATTGAGTCGAGAATTAAAGCAAATCAGCGCTTCCCGAAATGTGGAAGCGGAACTCGCCGCCATGAAAGAACGCCTTGGCCAATAG
- a CDS encoding AAA family ATPase: MTEPAGTLIKALQQPKVYHHAVENLTLIETHISWLVLTGPYAYKIKKPLNLGFLDFSTLDKRRHYCHEELRLNRRLAPEIYLEVVPISGSPAHPRLGGADTPIEYAVKMVQFPQQARLDYCLQRGELSPKLIENLAHKVAAFHQSIAIAPQDSPYGTPEAVLQPALENFEQVNSFLEEEKEDQKRLARLRQWTEEKWRQLQPEFIGRKKAGFVRECHGDLHLGNIALRESQFIIFDCIEFNENLRWIDVMSELAFLVMDLEDRGRPDLAHHCLNRYLERSGDYPGLAVLGYYQVYRALVRAKVTAIRLGQTPSAPEAQAIKERYRSYLKLASSYIQPAQTFLIITHGLSGSGKTTLSQPLLDHLGAIRLRSDIERKRLHGLNPRDRPGEGVATGMYSAQSSRQTYQHLQQLAQTVLAAGYPVLVDAAFLKQAQRQAFQDLAQTLGVPFAILDFRCEPQQLQQRIRERQRQDRDASDADLAVLEHQQTTQEPLTEAEQNITLPIETSQPLDMESLREQLLHQLHPTP, from the coding sequence ATGACTGAACCGGCGGGCACCCTGATTAAAGCCCTCCAACAGCCTAAGGTCTACCATCATGCCGTTGAAAACCTTACCCTGATTGAAACCCACATTTCCTGGCTGGTGCTGACGGGACCCTATGCCTACAAAATCAAAAAACCCCTTAATCTAGGTTTTCTCGATTTTTCCACCTTAGACAAGCGCCGCCACTACTGTCATGAGGAACTGCGGCTCAACCGGCGGCTTGCCCCCGAAATCTATCTGGAGGTGGTCCCTATCAGCGGCAGTCCCGCCCATCCCCGTCTTGGCGGTGCCGACACCCCCATAGAATACGCGGTCAAAATGGTCCAATTCCCCCAGCAAGCCCGTCTAGACTACTGCTTGCAACGGGGCGAATTATCCCCGAAGCTCATCGAAAACTTAGCCCATAAAGTAGCGGCCTTTCACCAAAGCATTGCGATTGCCCCTCAAGACAGCCCTTATGGTACCCCCGAGGCGGTGCTGCAACCGGCCTTAGAAAACTTTGAACAGGTGAACAGCTTCCTTGAAGAAGAGAAGGAGGATCAAAAGCGGCTGGCCCGCCTTCGGCAATGGACGGAGGAAAAATGGCGGCAACTGCAACCAGAATTTATCGGCCGTAAAAAGGCTGGTTTTGTGCGGGAGTGCCACGGCGATTTGCATCTGGGCAATATCGCCTTAAGGGAGAGCCAGTTCATCATCTTTGACTGTATCGAATTTAATGAGAATCTGCGTTGGATTGATGTCATGAGTGAGCTTGCCTTCCTGGTCATGGACCTGGAGGATCGGGGTCGTCCGGACCTGGCCCACCATTGCCTTAACCGCTACCTAGAACGCAGCGGCGACTATCCTGGACTGGCGGTATTGGGCTATTACCAAGTTTATCGTGCCCTGGTCCGGGCCAAGGTCACCGCTATCCGCTTGGGACAAACCCCCTCGGCCCCCGAGGCCCAAGCCATCAAGGAACGCTACCGCAGTTACCTGAAGCTGGCCTCAAGCTATATTCAACCGGCCCAGACTTTTTTAATCATTACCCATGGCCTCTCCGGGAGCGGTAAAACCACCTTGAGTCAGCCCCTCCTCGATCACCTCGGCGCCATCCGCTTGCGCTCGGATATTGAACGCAAACGCCTCCATGGTTTGAACCCCCGAGACCGGCCCGGTGAAGGGGTGGCTACCGGAATGTATTCTGCACAATCCAGTCGCCAAACTTACCAGCACCTCCAGCAACTTGCCCAAACAGTGCTAGCAGCGGGGTATCCTGTCCTTGTGGATGCGGCCTTTCTCAAGCAAGCACAACGCCAAGCCTTTCAAGACTTAGCCCAAACATTAGGCGTGCCCTTTGCCATCCTGGATTTTCGCTGTGAACCCCAACAATTACAGCAGCGGATACGGGAACGCCAACGTCAGGACAGGGATGCCTCCGATGCGGATCTGGCTGTTCTGGAACACCAACAAACGACTCAGGAACCCCTGACTGAAGCGGAGCAAAACATAACCCTTCCTATTGAAACTTCCCAGCCTTTAGATATGGAGAGCCTGAGGGAACAGCTTCTTCATCAACTGCACCCAACCCCCTAA
- a CDS encoding multifunctional CCA addition/repair protein: MEIYLVGGAVRDKLLGRPVKERDYVVVGATPASLLAQGYRPVGKDFPVFLHPQTQEEYALARTERKTGPGYKGFEVYAAPDVTLEEDLQRRDLTINAIAESPEGALFDPFGGRQDLERGILRHVSPAFVEDPVRILRVARFAARFDFEVAPETMALMQAMVAAGEVDHLVPERVWKELEQALAESHPRRFFEILRACGALARIFPEIERLFGVPQPKRYHPEIDTGIHTLKVLDMAARLSQDTQVRFAALIHDLGKGETLPSEWPHHRGHGERGAALVLTLCQRLRVPKAYQELAVHVARYHDQVHRAQELRPGTLLKLLNRVDAFRRPSRFDQFLLACEADARGRAGLEDRPYPQADRLRSAFHAAAAVTARPLVAAGFQGEAIARELQQQRIKAIKQIVTN; the protein is encoded by the coding sequence GTGGAAATCTATCTCGTCGGTGGTGCCGTCCGGGACAAGCTTCTAGGACGCCCGGTTAAGGAGCGGGACTATGTGGTCGTGGGAGCCACCCCGGCCAGCCTGCTCGCCCAAGGCTACCGCCCCGTGGGAAAGGATTTTCCCGTGTTTCTTCATCCTCAAACCCAGGAGGAATATGCCCTGGCCCGGACTGAGCGCAAGACCGGGCCAGGCTACAAAGGCTTTGAGGTTTACGCCGCCCCCGACGTTACCTTGGAAGAAGACTTGCAGCGTCGGGATCTCACCATTAATGCCATCGCCGAATCTCCTGAGGGCGCGCTTTTCGATCCCTTCGGCGGGCGGCAAGATTTGGAACGGGGGATCTTGCGGCACGTCTCCCCCGCTTTTGTTGAAGATCCCGTCCGTATCCTGCGGGTGGCCCGCTTTGCCGCCCGCTTTGATTTTGAAGTGGCCCCCGAAACCATGGCCCTCATGCAAGCCATGGTGGCCGCCGGCGAGGTAGATCACTTAGTGCCCGAAAGGGTGTGGAAGGAATTAGAGCAGGCCCTGGCCGAATCCCACCCCCGGCGATTTTTTGAAATCCTCAGGGCCTGCGGTGCCTTGGCCCGGATCTTCCCTGAAATCGAGCGCCTATTTGGCGTCCCCCAACCTAAGCGTTACCATCCGGAAATCGACACCGGCATCCATACTTTGAAGGTCCTAGACATGGCCGCCCGCCTGAGCCAGGACACCCAAGTCCGCTTCGCCGCCTTGATCCATGATCTGGGCAAGGGGGAAACCCTCCCCTCTGAGTGGCCCCACCATCGGGGCCATGGGGAGCGGGGGGCCGCTTTGGTCCTGACCCTCTGCCAACGCTTGCGGGTTCCCAAAGCTTATCAGGAACTTGCCGTCCATGTGGCCCGCTACCATGACCAAGTGCATCGGGCTCAAGAGTTGCGCCCCGGGACCCTCCTTAAATTGCTCAATAGAGTCGACGCTTTCCGTCGGCCTTCCCGTTTCGATCAGTTCTTGCTGGCCTGTGAAGCGGATGCCCGGGGTCGAGCGGGATTAGAGGACCGACCCTACCCTCAGGCTGACCGCCTTCGCTCCGCCTTTCACGCGGCAGCGGCGGTGACCGCACGGCCCCTGGTGGCGGCGGGCTTCCAAGGAGAGGCGATTGCCCGAGAACTCCAGCAGCAGCGAATTAAAGCGATTAAGCAAATCGTAACGAATTGA
- a CDS encoding complex I NDUFA9 subunit family protein, whose amino-acid sequence MNEQTVCILGGTGFVGRWLAAHLVDHGYRVRVLTRHRQRHRDLLVLPGLQLKEADIHDPAQLTAQLSGCHSVINLVGILNEKGRDGSGFRRVHADLPEKVAQACLDTGIQRLLHMSALNADANQGASHYLRSKGEGESRVLALAEQGLQVTIFRPSVIFGPGDSFFNRFGTLLKLSPFVFPLACPDARLTPVYVEDVVQAFVRTLPDKDSFGQSYELCGPKIYTLQQLVEYTAKVLGLRRRVIGLSDKLSRLQADIFEYLPGKPFSKDNYDSLQAPSICHQNGLSELGIEPTTIDAVVPGYLGQHNQRAHYLELRRHAHRHEETGLS is encoded by the coding sequence ATGAACGAACAGACCGTCTGCATCCTGGGAGGTACAGGTTTTGTTGGTCGATGGCTAGCTGCCCATTTGGTGGACCATGGCTATAGAGTGCGGGTGCTGACCCGGCACCGGCAACGGCACCGGGATTTGCTTGTCTTGCCTGGCTTGCAGCTCAAGGAAGCCGATATTCACGATCCAGCCCAGCTTACAGCCCAATTGAGCGGCTGCCATAGCGTGATTAATTTAGTGGGCATTCTCAATGAAAAAGGACGTGACGGCAGCGGCTTCCGCCGAGTTCACGCGGATCTGCCAGAGAAAGTGGCCCAAGCTTGTCTCGATACCGGCATCCAGCGCTTACTCCACATGAGTGCACTCAACGCCGATGCCAACCAGGGCGCCAGTCATTATCTGCGTAGCAAGGGGGAAGGGGAATCCCGGGTGCTGGCCTTAGCGGAACAGGGACTTCAGGTCACCATCTTCCGGCCTTCTGTCATCTTTGGCCCAGGGGATAGTTTTTTCAACCGCTTTGGTACCTTGCTCAAGTTGTCGCCTTTTGTCTTCCCTTTGGCCTGTCCGGATGCCCGTCTTACTCCAGTCTATGTGGAGGATGTGGTCCAAGCCTTTGTCCGCACCCTCCCGGATAAGGACAGTTTTGGCCAGAGCTATGAATTGTGCGGCCCCAAGATCTACACGCTGCAGCAATTAGTGGAGTATACGGCCAAGGTCCTAGGCCTTAGACGCCGTGTCATCGGGCTTTCCGATAAACTGAGCCGCCTTCAGGCGGACATTTTTGAATACCTGCCTGGAAAACCTTTTTCCAAGGACAATTATGACTCCTTGCAGGCACCTAGCATCTGCCATCAAAATGGGTTGAGTGAACTGGGGATCGAGCCCACCACCATTGATGCAGTGGTCCCTGGATATCTCGGCCAACATAACCAAAGGGCCCACTATCTTGAACTGCGGCGACATGCCCATCGCCATGAAGAAACCGGTTTGAGCTAA